One Thomasclavelia spiroformis DSM 1552 DNA window includes the following coding sequences:
- a CDS encoding YlmC/YmxH family sporulation protein — protein MRFVKLQSKDVVNVVDGCKVGFISDIEIDWCTRCIQAIIVEKYSFFKLFCFFKETPCIVIPIECVVSIGGDVILVTLDG, from the coding sequence ATGAGATTTGTAAAATTACAATCAAAGGATGTTGTTAATGTTGTAGATGGATGTAAAGTTGGCTTTATTAGTGATATTGAGATTGATTGGTGTACTAGGTGTATTCAGGCAATTATTGTAGAGAAGTATAGTTTTTTTAAGTTATTTTGTTTTTTTAAAGAAACACCCTGTATTGTAATTCCAATTGAATGTGTTGTAAGCATAGGCGGTGATGTAATTCTAGTTACACTAGATGGATAA
- the sigE gene encoding RNA polymerase sporulation sigma factor SigE, translated as MIKLILKLLNKTKYLYYVGRHDVLPPPLNAFEEKEALEKLAKGDNDARDLLIEHNLRLVVYVAKRYDTNQNGGIEDLISIGTIGLVKAINTFKTDKNIKLATYASRCIENEILMFLRKNNKLRHEISLDEPLNIDYDGNELLLSDIIGTDSDIVKNELEQSDQRTMFYEAFKDLSKREKEILMLRYGLMNYDELTQKDVAKMMGISQSYISRLEKKIIKKLRNKLNYNEIK; from the coding sequence ATGATAAAATTAATTTTAAAATTATTAAATAAAACTAAGTATCTTTATTATGTTGGTAGACATGATGTATTACCACCACCACTTAATGCTTTTGAAGAAAAAGAAGCGTTAGAAAAATTGGCTAAAGGTGATAATGATGCTCGTGATTTATTAATTGAGCATAATTTACGTTTAGTTGTATACGTTGCAAAAAGATATGATACTAATCAAAATGGTGGTATTGAAGATTTAATTAGTATAGGAACGATTGGCTTAGTAAAAGCAATCAATACTTTTAAAACTGATAAAAATATAAAATTAGCAACATATGCATCACGTTGTATTGAAAATGAAATATTAATGTTTTTAAGAAAGAATAATAAGTTACGACATGAAATATCACTTGATGAGCCATTAAATATTGATTATGATGGAAATGAATTGTTGCTTTCAGATATTATTGGTACTGATAGTGATATCGTAAAAAATGAATTAGAACAAAGTGATCAGCGAACAATGTTTTATGAAGCATTTAAAGATTTGTCAAAGCGTGAAAAAGAAATTTTAATGTTAAGATATGGTTTAATGAATTATGATGAATTAACTCAAAAAGATGTTGCTAAAATGATGGGAATTTCGCAATCATATATTTCTAGATTAGAAAAAAAGATTATTAAAAAATTAAGAAATAAACTAAATTATAATGAGATAAAATAG
- a CDS encoding SigB/SigF/SigG family RNA polymerase sigma factor, producing the protein MNNYQIIINGYHEPRKKLTTKETYALIDEYQKTKDERIKEKLVNDNIKLVISMTKRFYNRSDGCDDLFQVGMIGLIKAIENFNTSYDLKFSTYAVPLIIGEMKRYLRDNHQIKISRSLKDIAYKILKIKDEYLNKFQREPTIKELAKKLDIDQSVIVEALLSTNSVASLQEEVKNSDGNSLKMIDSLSDEKAGVLKTNERIDLYDALKSLSQKEHDVIKQRYFEGLSQSEIAKELFISQAQVSRIEKKALNTLHNYLK; encoded by the coding sequence ATGAATAATTATCAGATTATTATAAATGGTTATCATGAACCAAGAAAAAAATTAACTACCAAAGAAACATATGCATTAATAGATGAATATCAAAAAACTAAAGATGAAAGAATAAAAGAAAAATTAGTCAATGATAATATTAAATTAGTTATTTCAATGACTAAACGATTTTATAATCGAAGTGATGGCTGTGATGATTTGTTTCAAGTAGGTATGATTGGTTTAATCAAAGCGATAGAAAACTTTAATACTAGTTATGATTTAAAGTTTTCTACATATGCTGTTCCTTTAATTATTGGTGAGATGAAACGTTATTTAAGAGATAATCATCAAATTAAAATATCTCGTTCTTTAAAGGATATTGCTTATAAGATATTAAAGATAAAAGATGAATATTTAAATAAGTTTCAAAGAGAACCAACAATCAAAGAATTAGCTAAAAAATTAGATATTGATCAAAGTGTCATTGTTGAAGCACTTTTATCAACTAATAGTGTTGCTTCTTTACAAGAAGAGGTAAAAAATAGTGATGGTAATAGTTTAAAGATGATTGATTCATTAAGTGATGAAAAAGCAGGTGTATTAAAGACTAATGAACGAATTGATTTATATGATGCTTTAAAATCATTAAGTCAAAAAGAACATGATGTGATAAAGCAAAGATATTTTGAAGGCTTGTCACAAAGTGAAATAGCTAAAGAATTATTTATTTCGCAAGCTCAAGTATCTAGAATTGAAAAAAAAGCTTTAAACACTCTACATAATTACCTGAAATAA
- the proC gene encoding pyrroline-5-carboxylate reductase → MKKIGFIGMGNMASAIAGGIIKSGFIDGKNVYAFDIDSDKLAKMNSKFEIIGCKSEIDLVETVDMIVMAVKPNIVEDVILKVKAKLENKAVISIVAGYDFTLYNQLLLPTTRHLTIMPNTPALVLNGMTLFEKENSLTNDELEFATKMFSSIGEVVVLPTYQMKAGGSISGCGPAFVYMFIEAMADGGVSLGLPRDVAYKLASQTLIGSGMMQKITKLHPGVLKDQVCSPGGITIKGVEALEENGFRNAIIKAIKESN, encoded by the coding sequence ATGAAAAAAATAGGTTTTATCGGAATGGGTAATATGGCTAGTGCAATTGCTGGTGGAATAATTAAAAGTGGTTTTATTGATGGAAAAAATGTTTATGCTTTTGATATTGATAGTGATAAATTAGCTAAAATGAATTCAAAGTTTGAAATTATAGGTTGTAAAAGTGAAATCGATTTGGTTGAAACAGTAGATATGATCGTTATGGCGGTTAAACCAAATATTGTTGAAGATGTTATTTTGAAAGTAAAAGCTAAATTGGAAAATAAAGCAGTTATTTCAATTGTAGCTGGCTATGATTTTACTTTATATAATCAATTATTATTACCAACTACTAGACACCTTACAATTATGCCTAATACCCCAGCATTAGTATTAAATGGGATGACTTTGTTTGAAAAAGAAAATTCATTAACTAATGATGAATTAGAATTTGCAACAAAAATGTTTTCTAGTATTGGAGAAGTAGTAGTACTTCCTACTTATCAAATGAAAGCAGGTGGAAGTATTAGCGGATGCGGTCCAGCCTTTGTTTATATGTTTATTGAAGCGATGGCTGATGGTGGCGTAAGTTTAGGATTACCACGTGATGTTGCTTATAAATTAGCAAGTCAAACTTTGATTGGTTCAGGAATGATGCAAAAAATAACAAAATTACATCCTGGTGTTTTAAAAGATCAGGTTTGTTCTCCAGGTGGAATTACAATTAAAGGGGTTGAAGCATTAGAAGAAAATGGTTTCCGTAATGCAATTATTAAAGCAATTAAAGAATCTAATTAG
- a CDS encoding cell division protein SepF, with the protein MGYGEKVKKWFFDEEGDDVEEYDDVEIDTEPKTSFFEQAKNAKTSEAISKLNSNKDSQLILFEPRAYAETQEIAKYLKNKQAVVINLHRLQKEQAKRVVDFLSGVIYAIDGDIQTIGPKIFLCAPKNISVSGNIDVTDEESVDK; encoded by the coding sequence ATGGGATACGGAGAAAAAGTAAAAAAGTGGTTTTTTGATGAAGAAGGCGATGATGTTGAAGAATATGATGATGTAGAAATCGATACCGAACCAAAAACTAGTTTTTTTGAACAAGCAAAAAATGCAAAGACAAGTGAAGCTATTAGTAAATTGAATTCTAATAAAGATAGTCAGTTAATATTATTTGAACCTAGAGCATATGCTGAAACACAAGAGATTGCTAAATATTTAAAAAATAAACAAGCAGTAGTTATTAATTTACATCGTTTACAAAAAGAACAAGCTAAACGTGTTGTTGATTTTTTAAGTGGTGTTATTTATGCTATTGATGGAGATATACAAACAATTGGTCCAAAGATTTTCTTATGTGCACCTAAAAATATTAGTGTTTCAGGAAATATTGATGTGACGGATGAGGAATCTGTTGATAAATAA
- a CDS encoding sigma-E processing peptidase SpoIIGA, which produces MEVYVEVTFLTNFLIILSSLEMMGILLCKEMSYLQVLKESFLLSFSVLLLYIDSYSWMILIIWLVIFYLLYQKQIFLYYPVFLFIYFSILYFVSSFIYESFIYNGILIVPVSFSSFVLFIVGLLFVLLQIMFIVYLKRKVRINSYLYPVELFYAGKQYVFNGFLDSGNEVYYEGFPLILINEKIIDKYEIIDVVELNDLRSDFIGVIKVDTLAINNQLLENIYVGVIRGIKYDCLLNKSLMGGIL; this is translated from the coding sequence ATGGAGGTATATGTTGAGGTTACTTTTTTAACGAATTTTTTAATCATTTTATCGTCTTTAGAGATGATGGGGATATTACTTTGTAAAGAAATGAGTTATTTACAAGTTTTAAAAGAAAGTTTTTTATTAAGCTTTTCGGTTTTGTTATTATATATAGATAGTTATAGTTGGATGATTTTAATTATTTGGTTAGTTATTTTTTATTTGTTATATCAAAAACAGATATTTTTATATTATCCGGTATTTTTATTTATCTATTTTTCAATTTTGTATTTTGTTAGTTCTTTTATTTATGAATCTTTTATTTATAATGGCATATTAATTGTACCGGTTAGTTTTAGTAGTTTTGTATTATTTATTGTTGGTTTGTTATTTGTATTGCTTCAAATTATGTTTATTGTTTATTTGAAAAGGAAAGTAAGAATTAATAGTTATTTATATCCAGTGGAATTATTTTATGCTGGTAAGCAGTATGTATTTAATGGTTTTCTAGATAGTGGTAATGAGGTTTATTATGAAGGGTTTCCGTTAATTTTAATTAATGAAAAAATTATTGATAAATATGAAATAATTGATGTTGTTGAGTTAAATGATTTAAGAAGTGATTTTATTGGTGTAATCAAAGTAGATACTTTGGCAATTAATAATCAATTATTAGAAAATATATATGTAGGGGTTATTAGAGGAATCAAGTATGATTGTTTATTAAATAAATCGTTAATGGGGGGCATACTATAA